The proteins below are encoded in one region of Penicillium psychrofluorescens genome assembly, chromosome: 4:
- a CDS encoding uncharacterized protein (ID:PFLUO_006914-T1.cds;~source:funannotate), which produces MQLRSLLVLAVASLATAADLGIETTHKVDCARKTANGDTISMHYRGTLQSDGSEFDASYKRNTPLTFKLGTGRVIKGWDQGLLDMCIGEKRTLTIPPEFGYGDRGVGPIPGGATLVFETELMGIDGVEKDEL; this is translated from the exons atGCAGCTCCGCTCCCTCCTCGTTCTGGCCGTGGCCTCcctcgccaccgccgccgacctCGGCATCGAAACCACCCACAAGGTCGACTGCGCCCGCAAGACCGCCAACGGCGACACCATCTCCATGCACTACCGCGGCACGCTACAGTCCGACGGATCTGAGTTCGACGCGAGCTACAAGCGTAACACGCCGTTGACCTTTAAGTTGGGCACAGGGCGGGTGATTAAGGG CTGGGACCAAGGCCTCCTTGACATGTGCATCGGCGAGAAGCGCACGCTGACCATCCCGCCCGAGTTCGGCTACGGCGACCGCGGCGTGGGGCCGATCCCCGGCGGTGCGACGTTGGTGTTTGAGACGGAGTTGATGGGCATTGACGGTGTcgagaaggatgagctgTAG
- a CDS encoding uncharacterized protein (ID:PFLUO_006912-T1.cds;~source:funannotate), translated as MSLENIELRGEVESYVESHLLPIKPSHTHAYDNSTKNGLPMIAVSPVQGQFISMLAKLGGARNILEVGTLGGYSSIWFAEAVHGKGKVTSIEIDEHNRQVAIDNLQHAGVKVPEEVEPILGAGLDVLPKLVAEIQEGKREPFDFVFIDADWDNQWNYFDYGVKVARGKGSVVYVDNVVREMFESGVVGNEEREKDACDLVAKVGRDDRVDSVVLQTVGAKSYDGFLMALVK; from the coding sequence ATGTCTCTCGAGAACATCGAGCTTAGAGGCGAAGTGGAATCCTATGTGGAATCCCATCTCCTCCCCATAAAGCCCAGCCATACACATGCCTACGACAACAGCACTAAGAATGGACTGCCGATGATAGCCGTCTCTCCCGTCCAAGGCCAGTTCATATCTATGCTTGCGAAACTAGGCGGGGCACGGAATATCCTCGAAGTCGGCACTTTGGGCGGGTACTCCAGCATCTGGTTTGCTGAAGCCGTTCACGGAAAAGGCAAAGTCACGAGTATCGAGATTGACGAGCACAACCGACAAGTTGCGATTGACAATCTGCAACATGCGGGCGTGAAGGTTCCCGAGGAGGTTGAGCCGATTCTGGGTGCGGGTCTGGATGTGCTGCCGAAGTTGGTTGCTGAGATtcaggaagggaagagggagcCGTTTGACTTTGTCTTCATTGATGCTGATTGGGATAACCAGTGGAACTACTTTGACTATGGGGTGAAGGTGGCTAGGGGGAAGGGTAGTGTGGTCTATGTCGATAATGTTGTGCGGGAGATGTTCGAAAGTGGCGTCGTCGGCaatgaagagagagagaaggatgCGTGTGACTTGGTGGCTAAAGTCGGGCGGGATGATAGAGTGGATTCGGTCGTTCTTCAGACGGTTGGAGCGAAGAGCTATGATGGCTTTTTGATGGCGTTGGTGAAATAG
- a CDS encoding uncharacterized protein (ID:PFLUO_006910-T1.cds;~source:funannotate), with protein MAPIRRYLRISKYSVLECRIYLDNPSDSRWLLDPRDPVLPRVFAAIRPLVLPKLREENERLFARKKGKPVKDVIAEDEFEVAIFLRESRTRHSLLTRNKTFHEPSGQQKPSTDSAGSAEAGIVLESDSEPDMDLQHIPHALGDDDRSDEGPAQTEDTAGDDEKKLRFSTHYESFNICGWVLCLLVTRKEDKTRAPTGQPLMEEWISTQAQVSVDED; from the exons ATGGCACCCATCCGGCGCTACCTCCGAATCAGCAAATACTCCGTTCTGGAGTGCCGCATCTATCTGGACAACCCCTCCGACTCGCGATGGCTGCTGGACCCACGCGACCCTGTGCTTCCGCgcgtcttcgccgccatccgCCCGCTGGTGCTGCCCAAGCTGCGTGAAGAAAACGAGAGGCTCTTTGCGCGCAAGAAAGGCAAGCCGGTCAAGGATGTGATTGCAGAAG ATGAGTTCGAGGTGGCTATTTTCTTGCGCGAGTCCCGGACGCGTCACTCGCTCCTCACGCGCAACAAGACGTTTCATGAACCATCGGGCCAGCAGAAACCTTCCACCGACTCGGCCGGTTCCGCAGAAGCTGGAATCGTTCTCGAAAGCGACAGTGAGCCTGACATGGACCTGCAACATATCCCGCACGCATTAGGAGACGACGATCGATCAGACGAGGGGCCGGCACAGACTGAAGACACAGCCGgggacgacgagaagaagctccGTTTCAGTACCCATTACGAAAGCTTTAATATCTGTGGCTGGGTGCTATGTCTGTTGGTGACGCGCAAGGAGGACAAGACCAGAGCTCCTACCGGGCAGCCGTTGATGGAGGAGTGGATCTCAACGCAAGCTCAGGTgtctgtggatgaggatTGA
- a CDS encoding uncharacterized protein (ID:PFLUO_006911-T1.cds;~source:funannotate), with amino-acid sequence MDLNLVKRDECDSGNEFDGRIGLRVSSIFVIMVGSMFGALFPVIAKRLGGRLGIPSWTFFIAKYFGSGVIIATAFIHLLAPAEEALTNPCLTGPIKSYSWVEGIVLMTIIVLFFVELMVMRFSHFGQGHSHDEEEGDDHSHTDDGPTHLDPAEESKAAHMPGEDHLGHSREHHDADDEEKGIQSIEDYAAQMTSIFILEFGIIFHSVFIGLTLAVSGPEFTTLYIVLVFHQTFEGLGLGSRLATLPWPKSKRSTPYWLGFAFGISTPIAIAIGLGVRKTYPPTGRTTLLVNGVFDSISAGILIYTALVELMAHEFMFSNSMRKAPFRTVLTAFILLCLGAALMALLGKWA; translated from the coding sequence ATGGATTTGAATCTCGTTAAACGAGACGAATGCGACAGCGGCAATGAGTTCGACGGCCGCATCGGACTGCGtgtctcctccatcttcgtcatTATGGTCGGGTCCATGTTTGGCGCCCTCTTCCCCGTCATCGCCAAGCGTCTTGGTGGACGTCTGGGGATCCCCTCGTGGACCTTTTTCATTGCCAAGTACTTTGGCTCCGGCGTCATCATTGCAACAGCTTTCATCCACCTCCTGGCCCCGGCTGAGGAGGCCCTGACCAACCCCTGTTTGACTGGCCCGATCAAATCATACAGCTGGGTAGAAGGGATTGTCCTGATGACCATTAttgtcctcttcttcgtcgagtTGATGGTCATGCGCTTCTCTCACTTCGGCCAGGGCCACTCAcacgacgaagaagaaggcgacgaCCACTCGCACACTGACGATGGACCTACCCACCTCGACCCAGCGGAGGAGTCCAAGGCCGCCCACATGCCGGGTGAAGACCACCTGGGCCACTCGCGCGAGCATCacgatgccgacgacgaggagaaagGCATCCAATCAATCGAGGACTATGCGGCTCAGATGACGTCCATCTTCATTCTGGAAttcggcatcatcttccactcGGTGTTCATCGGGCTCACCCTGGCCGTTTCCGGCCCGGAGTTCACCACCCTGTACATCGTGCTCGTCTTCCACCAGACCTTCGAGGGCCTGGGTCTCGGCTCTCGCTTGGCCACTCTCCCATGGCCGAAATCCAAACGCTCGACACCCTACTGGCTAGGCTTCGCCTTTGGAATATCAACCCCCATCGCCATTGCCATTGGCCTGGGTGTTCGCAAGACCTACCCGCCAACCGGCCGCACGACGTTGCTCGTCAACGGTGTCTTCGACTCGATCTCCGCGGGGATCCTGATCTACAcggcgctggtggagctgATGGCGCACGAGTTCATGTTCAGCAACTCCATGCGCAAGGCCCCCTTCCGCACCGTGCTAACTGCGTTTATCCTGCTGTGTCTTGGagcggccttgatggccttgctGGGCAAGTGGGCATAA
- a CDS encoding uncharacterized protein (ID:PFLUO_006913-T1.cds;~source:funannotate): MAEAQTSATEESPKSDLQKEIGPVDADPSPEVSRKRQSLSDLFTIFASGFALISDGYQNNLMTMTNVLLAQEYPTQYTSAVSTRVSNALLVGEVIGQIIVGLTCDYLGRKTAIVFTTLMIVLGGILATAARGVTIDGMFWMMTVSRGIVGFGTGGEYPASSTSASEAANDLTPKQRGPAFILVTNLPLSFGGPFAVSIFLIVLSACHQSHYSTVWRVCFGIGCIWPLSIFYFRIRMLNSTLYRRGAIKRHVPYGLVIRYYWKTLLGTCGAWFLYDFVTFPNGVFSGVIISSVVGDGTVRQTGEWQLLLGAIALPGVFLGALLCDRVGRKKIMMMGFCGYLIFGLIIGCAYDKVTKIVPLFIVFYGLMQSSGNFGPGNMLGLLSSESYATGVRGTCYGISAAVGKAGAAIGTQAFEPIENRLGKNWTFIIAAICGVVGVVVTYFFVPDLTGEDLRVRDEHFRAYLVSKDWDGAMGEEDLRAGADEGIPAALGDEIEAAKGS, encoded by the exons ATGGCGGAAGCACAGACCTCTGCTACCGAGGAGTCTCCCAAGTCGGATCTCCAGAAAGAAATCGGCCCCGTGGACGCGGATCCGTCGCCAGAGGTGTCGAGGAAACGACAGAGTCTCTCAGATCTGTTCACCATT TTCGCCAGTGGCTTCGCCCTCATTAGCGATGGATACCAGAACAACCTGAT GACCATGACCAATGTCCTCCTCGCGCAGGAGTACCCCACCCAATACACCTCGGCGGTCAGCACGCGTGTGTCGAATGCGTTGCTCGTGGGCGAAGTAATCGGGCAGATTATCGTTGG ACTGACATGCGACTACCTCGGCCGTAAAACCGCCATCGTCTTCACCACCCTCATGATCGTCCTGGGAGGTATTCTCGCGACAGCCGCGCGCGGCGTCACGATCGATGGCATGTTCTGGATGATGACTGTTTCGCGGGGCATAGTTGGATTTG gcaccggcggcgagtATCCCGCGTCCTCCACTTCTGCCTCCGAGGCAGCCAACGATCTCACCCCGAAACAGCGCGGTCCGGCCTTCATCCTGGTGACCAACCTGCCGCTATCATTTGGCGGGCCGTTTGCCGTGTCGATTTTCTTGATCGTGCTGTCCGCATGCCACCAATCGCACTATAGCACCGTGTGGCGCGTTTGCTTCGGCATCGGGTGCATCTGGCCCCTCTCGATCTTCTACTTCCGCATTCGCATGCTTAATTCGACGCTGTACCGCCGTGGAGCGATCAAGAGGCATGTGCCCTATGGGCTGGTCATTCGATACTACTGGAAGACACTCCTGGGGACGTGCGGTGCTTGGTTCTTATACG ACTTCGTCACCTTCCCAAACGGCGTCTTCTCCGGCGTGATCATCTCCTCCGTAGTCGGGGACGGCACCGTCCGCCAAACCGGCGAGTGGCAGCTCCTGCTCGGCGCAATCGCATTGCCGGGTGTATTCCTCGGCGCACTACTGTGCGACCGCGTCGGCCGGAAAAAAATCATGATGATGGGATTCTGCGGCTACCTCATCTTCGGGCTGATCATCGGATGCGCCTACGACAAGGTCACGAAGATCGTGCCGCTGTTCATCGTCTTCTACGGGCTGATGCAGAGCTCTGGCAACTTTGGACCGGGGAATATGCTCGGTCTGTTGTCGTCAGAATCGTATGCTACCGGTGTTCGGGGCACTTGCTATGGCATCTCTGCGGCTGTTGGGAAGGCAGGCGCGGCTATTGGCACGCAGGCGTTTGAGCCCATTGAGAATCGGCTAGGCAAGAATTGGACCTTTATTATTGCGGCTATCTGCGGTGTTGTTGGCGTGGTGGTTACTTATTTCTTTGTGCCAGACCTAACGGGGGAGGACCTGCGGGTGCGCGACGAGCACTTCCGCGCGTATTTGGTGTCGAAAGATTGGGATGGGGCGATGGGTGAGGAGGATCTGCGCGCTGGGGCGGATGAAGGGATTCCGGCGGCGTTGGGAGACGAGATTGAGGCTGCAAAGGGGTCTTAG